One Ochotona princeps isolate mOchPri1 chromosome 25, mOchPri1.hap1, whole genome shotgun sequence genomic region harbors:
- the GPR22 gene encoding G-protein coupled receptor 22 codes for MCFSPTVEINMQSEPNITVRDDTDDINTNMYQPLPYPLSFQVSLTGFLMLEIVLGLGSNLTVLVLYCMKSNLINSVSNIITMNLHVLDVIICVGCIPLTIVILLLSLESNTALICCFHEACVSFASVSTAINVFAITLDRYDISVKPANRILTMGRAVMLMISIWIFSFFSFLIPFMEVNFFSLQSGNTWANKTLLCVSTDEYYTELGMYYHLLVQIPIFFFTVVVMLITYTKILQALNIRIGTRFSTGQKKKARKKKTISLTTQHETTDMSQSSAGRNVVFGVRTSVSVIIALRRAVKRHRERRERQKRVFKMSLLIISTFLLCWTPISVLNTTILCVGPSDLLVKLRLCFLVMAYGTTIFHPLLYAFTRQKFQKVLKSKMKKRVVSIVEADPLPNNAVIHNSWIDPKRNKKLTFEDSEIREKCLVPQVVTD; via the coding sequence ATGTGCTTTTCTCCCACTGTGGAAATCAACATGCAGTCTGAACCTAACATTACAGTGAGAGATGACACTGATGACATCAACACCAATATGTACCAACCACTACCATATCCATTAAGCTTTCAAGTGTCTCTCACCGGATTTCTCATGTTAGAAATTGTTTTGGGACTTGGCAGCAACCTCACCGTGTTGGTACTTTACTGCATGAAATCCAACTTAATCAACTCTGTCAGTAACATTATTACAATGAATCTTCATGTACTTGATGTAATAATTTGTGTGGGATGTATTCCTCTAACCATAGTTATCCTTCTGCTCTCACTGGAGAGTAACACGGctctcatctgctgttttcaCGAGGCTTGTGTATCTTTCGCAAGTGTCTCAACAGCAATCAACGTTTTTGCCATCACTCTGGACAGATATGATATCTCAGTAAAACCTGCCAACCGAATTCTGACAATGGGCAGAGCTGTCATGTTAATGATATCCatttggattttttcttttttctccttcctgatTCCCTTCATGGAGGTCAATTTTTTCAGTCTTCAAAGTGGAAATACATGGGCAAATAAAACACTTTTGTGTGTCAGCACGGATGAATACTACACGGAACTGGGAATGTATTATCACCTGCTAGTACAGATCCCGATATTCTTCTTCACTGTTGTAGTCATGCTAATCACCTACACCAAAATTCTTCAGGCTCTTAACATTCGAATAGGCACAAGATTTTCAACAGGacagaagaagaaagcaagaaagaaaaaaacaatttctcTAACCACACAGCATGAGACGACAGACATGTCACAAAGCAGTGCTGGCAGAAACGTGGTCTTTGGTGTAAGAACTTCAGTCTCTGTAATCATTGCCCTCCGGCGAGCTGTGAAACGACACCGGGAACgcagggagaggcagaagagagtcttcaaaatgtctttattgattatttctacatttcttctctgctggacacCAATTTCTGTTTTAAACACCACTATTTTATGTGTAGGCCCAAGTGACCTTTTAGTAAAATTAAGATTGTGTTTTCTAGTTATGGCTTATGGGACAACCATATTTCACCCCCTCTTATATGCATTCACTAGACAAAAATTTCAAAAGGtcttgaaaagcaaaatgaaaaagcGAGTTGTTTCCATAGTGGAAGCTGATCCTTTGCCTAATAATGCTGTCATACATAACTCTTGGATTGATCCTAAAAGGAACAAGAAACTCACCTTTGAAGACAGTGAAATAAGAGAGAAATGCTTAGTACCTCAGGTTGTCACAGACTAG